The window CAATCTGGGCATTGGCATTGACTCTTTTCATATCTTTGCCGCCAAGACATCTCTGGACGCCATCGAAGAGCTGGACCCGTCCAAGATTTTTCTGGTGCAGTTGTCGGACTTCATGTGGCAAGAAACCCCCACCTTTGAAGAACGCATGACCACCGCCCGGACTTTCCGTGTGTTCCCCGGCGAGGGTGTGCACAGCGAGCAACTGGCCGATTTGGTGCTGCGCCTGGACCGCATTGGCTACCGGGGCGACTACAGCTTCGAGGTGTTCAACGACGATTACCAGCAGCTGCCGCTGGCCACCGTGGCTGAACGCGCCCGGCGCAGCGCTACTTGGCTGCACCAAGACGTATTGCACAAATCGGCACCGCTGCCCGGGTGGGTGCGCAGGGCTTGAGATTCAGGATGGGCGCGTTGACCAGGATCGATAGCTTGCAAACAATCGGTGATTGACCCAAGCCACTGCCGCACAAATCAAGGCTGTCCAGGCGGTGTGGCTGGGGTAGTGGGCGCCGCGCAGGGTTTGGATGGCCCCCAGAACCAGGCCCAACACCAAGATGGCCACCATGAGTTTTTGTCCTGTGCGCCGATGGTGGTGCTCGGTGGAGGCCAGCCACGGCAAGCTCAGGGCCAAGAATGCCAAAGCGCTGGAGGCGTGGCCGCCCGGAAAGCAATGGCCACTGCCGCCATCGGTGACACCCCAAGCCCAATGCGAGACATGGTTGGCGATGCCGCCAAAAGCCTCCAGCTCCCAAGGGCAGCTGGTCATGCTGACGCGTTTGATGGCGGTGACCACCAACAGGCTGAGGGTGATGCCCACGACGATTTCGAGCCGCTGTGTGCGGGGCATTTGGCGCCAGATCCCCATGGGCCGGAACACCATCCACACGATGCCCACGAACACGAGCACAGCCAGTCGCTTGGCACCGTCGTGCCCAACTGTGCTGAGCCACCAGTGGTCGCGCAGCGCAAAGCCTTGTGCATCGCCCAGCCAGCGCATCACGCTCAAGTCAGCCCCCGAAGCGTCCCAAACCACGGTCAGCCCGAAACAGGCAAGCCATAGCCACACACCGGGCGATGCTGAGCCCAATCGGTTTCGCTCCCTTTGTTGAGGCAGGGGCGTTCTATCAATCTTGTCGAGGGCCATGAGGGTCATGGCAGGCATTAAACAGCCGCCGCATTAAGGCTGCCTTAATTTCGCCCTGCCAAGATGCCCAACATGCACACCACTCCTGACACAATCAGGCCTCATCAGCAGATCAGGCACACCTCCGGAAATGAAGCCATGCGGGTATTGATTGTGGAAGACGACACGGGCATCGCCACAGGCCTGGCCGCGACCCTGAGGGGCAGCGGCTACGCGGTGGATGTGACGGCCACCCTGGCACTGGCCTCGGCCGCTTTGCGCGTGGAGCCTTTTGATCTGGTCTTGTTGGATCTGAGCTTGCCCGACGGCGATGGGCTGGACTGGCTGCGCCAGGTGCGCAGCTCGGGCAGCGTCATGCCGGTGCTGATCATGACCGCCCGAGATGCCTTGCCTGACCGGGTGGCCGGGCTGGATGAGGGGGCCGACGACTATCTGGTCAAGCCCTTCGAGCCCGAAGAGTTGCTGGCCCGCATGCGCGTGGCTTTGCGCCGCAGCGAAGGCCGCGCTTCGCCGGTGCTGCGGCACGGGGACTTGGTGGTGGACCCGGCGGCCCACACGGTGGTGCGAAACGGCGAGCCCGTGGCCCTGCGGACCAAAGAATTTGCCTTGCTGCTGGCGCTTTTGCGCGGCAGCGGCCAGGTGCTCTCGCGTCAGCGATTGGAGCAAGCACTTTATGGCTTTGACGAAGTGCTGGACAGCAACGCCCTGGAGGTGCACATGCACCACCTGCGCCGCAAACTGGGCGATGGCCTGGTCAAGACAGT is drawn from Limnohabitans sp. 63ED37-2 and contains these coding sequences:
- a CDS encoding phosphatase PAP2 family protein is translated as MTLMALDKIDRTPLPQQRERNRLGSASPGVWLWLACFGLTVVWDASGADLSVMRWLGDAQGFALRDHWWLSTVGHDGAKRLAVLVFVGIVWMVFRPMGIWRQMPRTQRLEIVVGITLSLLVVTAIKRVSMTSCPWELEAFGGIANHVSHWAWGVTDGGSGHCFPGGHASSALAFLALSLPWLASTEHHHRRTGQKLMVAILVLGLVLGAIQTLRGAHYPSHTAWTALICAAVAWVNHRLFASYRSWSTRPS
- a CDS encoding response regulator, with the protein product MRVLIVEDDTGIATGLAATLRGSGYAVDVTATLALASAALRVEPFDLVLLDLSLPDGDGLDWLRQVRSSGSVMPVLIMTARDALPDRVAGLDEGADDYLVKPFEPEELLARMRVALRRSEGRASPVLRHGDLVVDPAAHTVVRNGEPVALRTKEFALLLALLRGSGQVLSRQRLEQALYGFDEVLDSNALEVHMHHLRRKLGDGLVKTVRGVGYFVPVPEPQGPA